The Fusarium fujikuroi IMI 58289 draft genome, chromosome FFUJ_chr01 sequence CATCGTTGGTGATAAGAGTACTCGACGCTGTAATTGCAGTTGCGTCACTTACGTTGCGCTATACGTCTATTCTGTTTGTCCGGTTTGTAAGTTCGTTTGTCGCAGTAACAATGACAACCTGTTGACATAGACCAGCACCCGATAGGAAAGCGATATCTAGATCGTATCTGTGGGAGCTTCGCCATATTCCTGCTTGCATTCTGCGCAGAGGTAGCTCTGCTCAAATACAGCAATCTTCGGCTGAAGAGACGCCCAGTTTCCGCCCCAGTGCTGGCTGTCGTTGATAGACGCAGACCTTTATTCACGGTTAGCAGCTTCCTCGTCAATGTGGCATGCCTTGTTGCTGTTCTTGACTTTCTTTTCAGAGGTCATGTTCTGCATCAAAGTGCCGAACTGTTCTTCTCTCGGGTTGGCTATGTGGATCACTCGATGGCTCGGATTGTATTGAGGGCTCCTATGTCTGATTTTGTTCAGATCACAGTCACGTCGGTCTCTGACGACGAAGGCGAGACCCAGACACCAAAATCGGTCTTTTTAGATGCACACTCGGATCATGTCGGGACAGTTCTGATAGAAGGTCTCAAGCCTAACACTTCTTACACATACTCAACCAATGCAAGTCACACTGGGTCGTTTCGGACTTTGTCTCAACCTGGTAGTGGCTTGAAGCGCTGGAGTCTAGTTTCTTCAAGCTGCATCAAGCCGTTCTACCCATACAACCCTCTGGACCATGGTCTCCGAATCAAGGGACTTGAACAATTGAGTGAATACCTTTCTGAGGGCCCAGTGGATGTGGTACTGTTTCTGGGCGactttatatatatcgaTCTCCCCATCTCACTCGGCTGGGATGCTGATGCATATTCAGCGGCATATCGACAGGTTTATGCCTCCCCTTCCTGGTCCTCACAACTCCGTGCAATCCCTTGGATACATGTCTATGATGATCATGAGATTATAAATGACTGGGCAGGGAATGACACGGGGCTTTATAAGACGGCCATGCAGCCATTCTGGAACTACCATGGAAACGCTAACCCGCCGTCAGAGTATGGTGCAGACAAGACCTACTACACCTTTCGATACCAAGGAGTAGcattctttgtcttggaTACCAGGCGATATCGATCAGATAATGCAATGGTTGATGGACCAGAAAAAACAATGCTTGGCGCACCCCAACTTGCCGCTTTGAAAGAGTGGCTCACAGCAGAGTATGATTGGAAGGTCGTAGTGAGCAGTGTGCCATTTACGAGGAATTGGAGAGGCCCAGACTCTGCAGACAGTTGGTCAGGATTTCTCTGGGAGCGGAATTCAATCTTAGATATCATGAAGCGGAATGGTGGCGCTGTTATTCTCAGCGGTGTAAGTTTCTTTACCAGAAACCAAAAGCTGAAACTAACATAGCCTAGGATCGCCATGAACATGCTACGACGATGTTCCCGGCAAAGGCCAAAGGTGACAAGCCAGTTATTGAGTTCTCCACTTCTCCATTGAACCAATTCTACGAACCGTTTGACAGGTTTCacaaggagattgaggagacTGATGTGTCGATTTACTCACATCCCTGGGGGTCTTCGAAATTCGGAAAGGTCACGTTTGACACCTCCCAAGCAGGCAGGCTGCTTATCCACTATGATCTGGTTGTAGACGGTGTTAAAGTATGGGAGTATGACTGGGAGGCTCAACGATATTGACCATTTCGTTTTATAGATAAGGAGCTGAATGTATATAAGGTTACTGAATAACTGTAGACCAGTCTTCACTTCTGATATACTCCTCCATCGAGGTGAGCGGAATTTTAACTCCAAGCTGGTCTGGACGCAACACTGCTGGATCCCCACCAGACAAACCAAACTCATGGAAGTAATCGAAAGCATCCCCGATCTCGTTGGAAAAGTCCTCCGGAACGCCTTCGAACAGTTCCTCTCGTGAAATCTCCTTATACGAAGCCTTCACTCCATTAACACGCCCCCATATCTCCACCCATTTAGGCAAGGTCATCTCCTCCGAGACGCCCAGAATATGTTTCTTAGGTGGCAGGTCAACTAAGGCCTTGACAAAGCTACCTGTATCCCGCTCTGTGACGATGAATGGCATCTTGAAATCCGGCGGCGTGGTTCTGGACATCAAGTAACTACCGTCTGGCTGAAGCTTGGGACCGAGCTTGTCAAAAAGCTTCCAGACTGTGACGTAGTGCCCAATAGTCACGGTGCTCATTCTAGCTGCTACTTCCGGGAAGCGTTCTTCAGTAGCCTTGATCATTGCGGCTTTGCTGTCGAAATGATAGACCTTTGCGTACTTCCCACCACTCCATTTGGTGGCATGGCTAAGCGTCGACATGACGAAGCGCTCCAGAGTCTTGATGACCGAGGGGTccgctgctgcttctgcaatTCTAATGCCTTGGGCGACTTCTCGATCGTAGGAGTACTCGAGCTTCGTCCGGTCCTTGGTTATATCGGGCTGGGCCATTGCCTGCTGTAGATGGGTGAAGAAGTCtgtgttggagaagatgacgTGAGCACCATTGAATGCCTGAATCAATGATTGCTTGTCATCGAGATCGCCTTGAACGATCTCAACGCCCTCGGACTTGAGACGATTCGCAGACTCTCCTTCGGGATTCCGTGTGACGCCACGGACATTCCACCCGGGGAGCTGGAGGAATGTTTGAGCCACAGATCCTCCCTATGCATGTTAAAAAGTTGTCACTTAATGGAGTTGTCTTCATACCTGGGCTCCAGTAACTCCTATAATAGCAATGGTCTTGGACATGGCTTTAGTAGGTTGCTTTTGATGCTTATGGTTCTATGCGTCTAGACGAATTGTAATTAAAGTCTTCTCGTTCATGTCGTCAGACGCCGCTTTATATTTGTTCTCACCCATCGCGCAACTAAACCACTCCAGGATCAATACTGTATTACAAACAGCTTGATATGCTCGTCCGCCCTCAAAGTCCGTGGTTGGTACTTACAACCCACAAATCCATGTTCTTCCGCCGTGAAAGTCCGTGATTATTCTATTAACTTGAATTGGCACAGCCTAATTGGCTATTCGTCATCAGTAATGAATCATTGGCACTGCAGAATTCGCAGGAGGATTGTACAATGTCCGCTCGGCATAAGAATTTGTCCGTAGCCCGGATCCCTTTTAGTCAGCGTAAGCATCGCTAAGTAGGTTATGTTTCTGTGTACTATCAAGTCATCACGCGGTCTGGCTTTGCCATTATTGGTAGTCTTTGACCGCTTCACATTTAAACCACTATTATGCAGTTGAAGTTCACCTTAGTCTGGGCGCTTAATATTTGCGCCAGTGCGACAATTCGGATCTTTTTCGGGCAGGAATCGACAGAATTCCGTGGTGAACATGCTACGGAACCAAATTGTTCGGACGGACTACCCAATCACCATCACTACGCAAGCGCGCGGAAATCCGGATAGAATATTAGCGCTTGATTACCCTAAGCAGGTTAATTAATGTAACTTGCGAAAATAGATGGTGTCTCGGCAATGACACCGCCAACAGAGTCAAACTGCTGTGTTATTCTGCGCGTTTTATACTATAGAAGGCCAAGCCCTGGCTAATGTTTTATTATTTGGCGGTCGCGTACACCAGCAGTCGACAGTTTCGTTTGCAGGTAAGAAGGAAGTTCCTTTAAATCTAGCTATGCAGGATTTAAACTAATGTATTATGAGatactatttttttttttttgtgttttaattacttaatactATTAACCCAACTCTGCTTACTTATACCTGATATGATTTACACTGTCTGACGGTAGCTCGGCCGGGATCATAGCCTCGTGACTATCAAGCTCCCAtggatgctgttgctgctgcattGTAGATTCCTTAGCCTCCTCTCCCCCGGGTGCAGCCACCATATTTGCCTGCTTAGCCCTCCTCGCTCGAAGCACAAACCAGCCAAGTGCAGCCAGTCCAGCAAGAACTGCCACTCCAACGCTAGCACCAATGCCTGCCTTCGCTCTAGTGCTCAAACCCCCGTTATCTGATGAAGAATCACTCGAGGAAGTTCCTGTAGAGGAAGAACTTGTTTCCGTCACGCTGCCCGTTGCAGAAGTCCTTGCCCCAGTCGTGGTGGACGCGAAATCGGAGGAATGCCATCGGATGGGAATACCAATAGCATTAGCCGCAGCTCCACTAACAGTAGTCCTCTTCCAATCTCCTCCGACAACTGATTCGGAAACTATCACCTCGACCGTGCGTGGGATCGAGATGGTGCACAGATCAGTGCTGTACCAAGGCCAGCCCGTCTCAGTTTGACAACTAAATGAACTGCACTAATGTCAGCGCGCCGAATTGGCAGCCATTGGCCTTCGTACCTTGGACAACACGTCGCTCTCGTCTCGCCGCCGACAGTTGAACTACATGCGACTTCGAATCCGCTGGGACATATACCAGGGGAGTAGTAAAATGTTGAGCCGAGTTCCATGCTGCTGGGGAAGCAGTTTGCGTCGCTACCTGAGGGACCCAGCTGCATGTAGGTGCACGCGCTGGGCGCACCGGTGCCGCCCTCTAAACATGTGAGTTCAGTGCCTGTGTATCTGTACTTGTAATACTGGAAGCATGACTTGGCGGGTGTGAAGGCCGTTGTGAGGGCTGGAGCTTGTGTCGTCATGGCTGCTGACGGTGATTATCCACGCGCAAATGCGTGATCGACTTGAGTGGGGATgacagagaaagaaagatttGGCAATAGATGCCCCTTGCGACGAAAATAAAATGACACCTGATCCTTCGACCAACGAGGCATTGTTAGACAGGGGTGATTATTGGGTGAGATGCAGGTCGGGTTTCAACCAACATCGTTGACTAACTCAGACCCTTGTTGGGCGGTTAAAAAGCGAATCAGGTGAACTTCGGGTAATCGCAAAAAATTGATCCTCCTACAGATGCCTAGATTTTGATCACTGATCAATTCTCTCATAATACCCAGAGAGCCAATTCTGCAATATTGCATTTATTTCTCTTGCCTAGCTAATTGCCTCATTGAACCTTTCCTCTCGAGTCAACCGGCCAGATCTCCTCGATTATCCCATTCCGATAAGCATAGTAAAAGTCATGAAGATTGACCGTCGGGTCAATATGACTTGGAATCATCTCAACCCTatcgccaacatcaagcgCTGGTGTACCGTCTTCCCACGTCAAGGCTCCATGCTCATCGCCTAGTTGgaagtagctatatctttGATCCTTGCACTCAGCCAGACCGCTATCCGTCGTCAGAGACTTGAGGCCAGTGTCGATAGTGACCTGTCGCTCTCCTTGTTTGCTGACAACTGTTGCAAGAAAAGATAGACTATGAGAGTAGTATGTTCCAATGGCGTTGCGGTAGTCGGTGTCCATGAAGATGAAAGACCCAGGCTGGAGTTCTGTCACGCCGGGTACGGTTGCGCAGAAGTCTGCTGTGCCTGTTCCGCCTGTTGTCACAACTTGGATGTTGAAGCCCTCGTTCTTGAGTGCTTGGGCTGTCTCAATGAGAATCCTCATTGACTCAAGACACTGCTTTTTTCGGTCCTCAAAGTCGGGGAGGTGCTGCAGATGACCCTCATAGCCTTGCACTCCGATCAGTCGCATGTGCTTTAGACTGCTGATATGCTTTGCTAGAGGAAGAGCTCCTTCGGGTTGAGTCCCTGTGCGGTGCAGTCCGACATCCAAGTCTATCAGGACAGAGATGGGATCCTCAATTCCTGACTTTTCCAGCGCGTCGTTGATAGTCGTCGCAGCTCTCTGATCGTCCACAACGATTCTAATCTCCCGATGCTTTCTGAATAGCTCGACCAGCCTCTTGACTTTAGCCGGTCCGACGATCTCGCAAGTGATAAGAAGGTCCGCGAAGCCAGCGGCGACAATTGCCTCGGCCTCACTTAGCTTTGCGACGCAACCGCCCTTTGCACCAGCCGCgacgagcttcttggccacgATAGCGctcttgctggtcttgagatGGGGTCTGATGTTGCGACCGGTTGGGAGTAGTCGGTCCATGAGTTTCGTGATGTTGGCCTCCATGACATCGAGATCGACGATCATGGAGGGCGTGTCGAGCGAGTCGAGGCTGTCGCCTACTTTGGGAGAGTACATGatggcggtgatgatgatggaaatgaTACGGCAGACAAACAAAGAATGTTGATAAATCGTACAGCACTTGGGATATCTCTCGGCTTCAATTCTGGCCTCCTTCGTTTATCGTTATCTCCAAGACCAGGATCGTCAGTTCAAGGTAACGTAGTACAATACAGACACAACACAGTGCGTTATTTTCCCCGCTCCTCCCAAATCCGCTGCGGGGTGCTGATCTTGCCCTGTTGCAGCCCAAACCCACTAACTCTCCCTCACAGAAACCAGCGAAACTCGGGAACCGCTGGCCCATCGCGCAGACGCTTCGTGGGTACATCAGCAGCCGTAGTCTTTCTCCCTGCTCTACGATTCCTCCGCATGTTATCAAACACCATATACCCACCGAGAAGACCCGCAATGAGGCATCCACATGCGCCGAAACAAGCAGTCGTGATAAGAGCTGTGGGGTATTTGGGTTTCTCATTCTCGCGGAAGATGTTGCTTGATACGAGACCCATGAGATTGGCGAGTGGGACGCCGACTGATGTGAGGATTACACGTCTGCCCTCGTGGGCTACGTTGTTATTATACCACGTTGATAAGAGGACAGAGGGGGCTGATGTTCCCCAGACCATCATGAAACTTGCGTAGTATGCTAATTGTAGTTGAGCTTGGACGTCAGAGATGGCGGCATAGATGATGAAGCCGGTGAACGTGAGGGCGAATCCGAGCATGATGAACGGGAAACGAATGCGTAAAAAATCAGAGCTGAAGGCCAAGATGAGGAGCATCACAGCACCGCCAACATTTGGCGCAACTAAAATCTCGCATCAGTAAAAGAAGATACCTGCAACGCAAATCGACCTACCAGTGTAAAGATTCGTCTTGACAGGTCCATATCCCAGTCGCTGGATAATCTGGGGCATAAACAGGGCAACCGATTGAATCGGTACACCAAGACATATCTCAATCAACAAAAAGCAATACGTCGTCGGATATGTAAAGATTTTGATTGAATCCTTAAAGTTGAACTTTTCTTGCACAACAGACGAAGAGTCCACTTGCATCCGATGAAAAGCCAgcgctttttcttcttcgccgaGAAACTTGGCCTGCGCTGCACTGCGAGGGAGGTACCAGAATGCAAAGATTGAGAAGAGCACTGAAGCTGAGCCttcaatgatgaagagataCCGCCAGACGAAGATTTTGGAGTCGATTTGAAAGACGCCAAATGATAAAAGACCGCTCTGTTGACATTAGCCAAAGACCTCGTGTTTGTACCAGAGGCAACATACAAAAGCATTCGCGATGTTGGACGCAGCGTAGAATACCGCCAGACGACGTGCAAGTTCACCTCTTCGATAAAACGTAGTCAGATAATAAATCACCAACGGAAAGAAGCCAGACTCTGCCATGCCAAGAAAGAAGCGCAGCGCAAACATGCCCCCAAAGTTCTGCGTGCAAGCAGCAAGCAGAGTCATGGATCCAAACGTAAACATGAGAATCGGGAGGACTCGCGCAGGACCGTACTTCTTGCCGATGATGGCGGTGGGAGGAGCGAAGATGACGTAGGGCACGAAGAAGATTGATACGAGGAGGTTGTACTGGTTTGGCTTGAAGTTGAGATCTGTCGCGGGTTAGCTTGTGACATGATAGGTAGCTGGATGGCTTACCGTCGCTTAGACCGACGGTTTGGGCGTTGCCTAGGTTGCCTTTGTCAAGAGCGTTAAAGAGATCTGTAGATTGTTAGACGAGTTAATGAATAGTGAGATGAAGGGTCTTACACATGATGGCCAGAACGGGCATCAATCGAACGTCAAACTTGCGACAGAGTTGACGCTCGGCGATATGGTCAACCTCAAGAACTGTCTCTTCACCAGTGCCTTCGGCGTAGGTGTCGTCAATAATATCATCTTTGTGATCTTTGGTGTCCATGGCGTCGAATTGTCAGTTGATGGCGGCCCAAATTGACTGCGACCTGTTTACAGATGCTACCGAAAAGCCTCCAGCTGAAGGGACAGAAAGGGCAGTTCACACTTTTGTATAATGTCTGATACCAAGTTCGTTATCTTAACCTAGCATGAGACTGGATATGCGGGGGAGGCAAGATACAGGTTGCAAGGGCTTAGATTCGGAGGTTACATACTCAAAGAACCTATCAAGATAGCGATACCCTGCAATCATGATTGCAGCTGACTCGAAACACAGTGCTACCATCATAAGCGTAGGTTACCATCTCACACGAGGTTGGTGCCCCCTCCATGTAACGTAGAGCGACGATCAGACCCAGTGCAAGCTACCACCACG is a genomic window containing:
- a CDS encoding related to nitrogen metabolic regulation protein nmr, with product MSKTIAIIGVTGAQGGSVAQTFLQLPGWNVRGVTRNPEGESANRLKSEGVEIVQGDLDDKQSLIQAFNGAHVIFSNTDFFTHLQQAMAQPDITKDRTKLEYSYDREVAQGIRIAEAAADPSVIKTLERFVMSTLSHATKWSGGKYAKVYHFDSKAAMIKATEERFPEVAARMSTVTIGHYVTVWKLFDKLGPKLQPDGSYLMSRTTPPDFKMPFIVTERDTGSFVKALVDLPPKKHILGVSEEMTLPKWVEIWGRVNGVKASYKEISREELFEGVPEDFSNEIGDAFDYFHEFGLSGGDPAVLRPDQLGVKIPLTSMEEYIRSEDWSTVIQ
- a CDS encoding probable amino acid aldolase or racemase, coding for MYSPKVGDSLDSLDTPSMIVDLDVMEANITKLMDRLLPTGRNIRPHLKTSKSAIVAKKLVAAGAKGGCVAKLSEAEAIVAAGFADLLITCEIVGPAKVKRLVELFRKHREIRIVVDDQRAATTINDALEKSGIEDPISVLIDLDVGLHRTGTQPEGALPLAKHISSLKHMRLIGVQGYEGHLQHLPDFEDRKKQCLESMRILIETAQALKNEGFNIQVVTTGGTGTADFCATVPGVTELQPGSFIFMDTDYRNAIGTYYSHSLSFLATVVSKQGERQVTIDTGLKSLTTDSGLAECKDQRYSYFQLGDEHGALTWEDGTPALDVGDRVEMIPSHIDPTVNLHDFYYAYRNGIIEEIWPVDSRGKVQ
- a CDS encoding related to putative tartrate transporter; translation: MDTKDHKDDIIDDTYAEGTGEETVLEVDHIAERQLCRKFDVRLMPVLAIMYLFNALDKGNLGNAQTVGLSDDLNFKPNQYNLLVSIFFVPYVIFAPPTAIIGKKYGPARVLPILMFTFGSMTLLAACTQNFGGMFALRFFLGMAESGFFPLVIYYLTTFYRRGELARRLAVFYAASNIANAFSGLLSFGVFQIDSKIFVWRYLFIIEGSASVLFSIFAFWYLPRSAAQAKFLGEEEKALAFHRMQVDSSSVVQEKFNFKDSIKIFTYPTTYCFLLIEICLGVPIQSVALFMPQIIQRLGYGPVKTNLYTVAPNVGGAVMLLILAFSSDFLRIRFPFIMLGFALTFTGFIIYAAISDVQAQLQLAYYASFMMVWGTSAPSVLLSTWYNNNVAHEGRRVILTSVGVPLANLMGLVSSNIFRENEKPKYPTALITTACFGACGCLIAGLLGGYMVFDNMRRNRRAGRKTTAADVPTKRLRDGPAVPEFRWFL